The genomic window GGTGGCTTTTCACTCTGCTCCTTGCAGGTGGCAACAGGTTTCACCTTGCCAAAGGGAAAAACCTCTCTGAAGCACTGAAAAACTCATGGGTTAAGCTAAGAACGGGGAGATCCCCCACCAGTTACTCGcatgggcaaaacagatgcAGCTTAGGTAAGAGTCCTCTGATTTATTGCCGACGAATGACAGTAGAGAGCGGTGGGGACTAAAAACAAACGACAAACACATTCCCCCATCATCGGCCTCATTTtgcctcctccccccaagcagtgcccagggatgggggaacgggggctgcggtcagtccgtaacgcttcgtctccgccgctcctccacagtcactccctgcccccgctccaagggggggggtccctcccccgggatgccgtccttccaaCCTggtcctgcgtgggcttcccacaggcagcagctcttcgaGATCTGCTCCATCACGGGTCCTCAACAGGAaacagctccccccagacccctgctcccgcgggggctctccatgggccgcagcctcctccaggccacatccacctgctccaccgggggctcctccacgggctgcagcgtggagatctgctccgtgtgggacccgtgggctgcagggggacagcctgctccaccaggggcctctccccaggccgcaggggaactgctgctgtgagcctggagcacctcctgcctcctgctgcactcaccttggtgCCTGCCGGgttctttctctctcactttgtctcatttctgctgctgtccctTTTCTACCTGTCTAGAACTGCCTTGTCCCCAGCATGGGTCTCTTCTCGCAGAGGCCacccccgcagcctccccgtgCTAAGGAAGCCCAGTACAAGGagggttgcttttttgttgttgttgttgttgttgctttttgttcgcttgcttgctttttccgAGGAGGAATTTGTGGGGGTTTTGCTGTTCGTTTCACTTCGTCTTCGTGGTCGTTTTTCTAACGTCACAGCCAGTGCCGTGTGAGATttaaaggagggggaaaaagggcgAGGGAAGGGAAGCAGAAAACTCCCTtttgtcccagcagctgctgcctggggaaggggtggtggagcagggtgctgggaaagcagagaggaggagCTCGGCTGAAGCACAAAAACAATGCCCCCCTTCCAGGAAACCGTGACGTGCTTTCTGCTTGCCTGGGCTCCAGCGCAGCAGGCTCCACCCGACGCTTCCTCTTCCAGCGTGTATTTATTTATACGTTGGCCTGGATGCAGCGTTTTGCAAAAGCCAGCCCCTCTCaccctcctctttctcctgcgTTGCCTGACTTCTGGGAAGGAGGCACTGGAGATCAGCGTGCGCCTCCACCCACGGGCAGCGTGGTGGGGAGCGGGCGGAGGCGATGTGCCAGAGGCGATTTTGGGCAGGCGTTTTCCTACCGTGCAAGGGGCAAAGTTGAAATggtgcccaggggctgcaggggtggcacAGATAGATGCCCCCTGCTGACAAGGGTCGCTCCTCGTGGCACGGGCTGAGCCACAGAACCGGAGCTGTCCCCAGACATCCCAAACAGAGCCGGGATGGCTGCCTGagctaggaaaaaaagcacggggcagagcagagggaggacGTGGTGGCAGGGGGGTGTCACTGCATCTTGCTGCGACGCTGTCTGTAGGCATCCTTACCCACACGCTAAGCATCTCTGCAAGGAGGAGGATATATGCAGCGTACAAGGGTAAGAGCATTGTTTATTAGTTATCACCCATAAGCGTGAGTTAGTGCTTTACAAGCTGCTGTTAGCTTATTGGCAAAGTCACCGAAGCTGTAGGCCAGCTAGGAGggagcaggctgctggtggtgctATCGTCTCCCACCAGATTTATCATCAGACACCACCTGTGACCACCAAAGAGGCAGCACAGTGAGATCTCTACCTCCGTCCTTGACGAAAAATCTGATGAGGGAGGCTTTTGACAGCAAAGGCGTCTTCACTCACATGTCTTTGGAATAGGGTGGGGGATCTgtatcatctacctggactttcAGGATCGCTTTCCCACTGTTGGACATCTTGGCTCTGACACGAATATTCCCCAGGGAGACCTCCAGGGTTTCATGCTCGGACTGTAGCTTGGCTCGCTGGAAGAGCGTGGAGCTGCAGTGAGGCCTGCTCTCCATCATACGGGAGAAGACTGCACTGAGGTTTCCCATGTGGTTCTCTGATTTGAAGAGCTCCAGAGCAAACTCGACGTTGTAAAGGATGTAGTCGAAGGGGTTGGAGAACATGATGGCCAGTGAGAAAGAGCTGGCCTTGCAGACCAGGACACCCACACTCCCACGCAGGCTGTATGGAGTCTTTGCAAAAATGCATCTTCCTACGGAGTGTGGGCCG from Anser cygnoides isolate HZ-2024a breed goose chromosome W, Taihu_goose_T2T_genome, whole genome shotgun sequence includes these protein-coding regions:
- the LOC125181179 gene encoding uncharacterized protein isoform X1, producing the protein MLLPLYAAYILLLAEMLSVWVRMPTDSVAARCSDTPLPPRPPSALPRAFFPSSGSHPGSVWDVWGQLRFCGSARATRSDPCQQGASICATPAAPGHHFNFAPCTVGKRLPKIASGTSPPPAPHHAARGWRRTLISSASFPEVRQRRRKRRVRGAGFCKTLHPGQRINKYTLEEEASGGACCAGAQASRKHVTVSWKGGIVFVLQPSSSSLLSQHPAPPPLPQAAAAGTKGSFLLPFPRPFSPSFKSHTALAVTLEKRPRRRSETNSKTPTNSSSEKASKRTKSNNNNNNKKATLLVLGFLSTGRLRGWPLREETHAGDKAVLDR
- the LOC125181179 gene encoding deep-sea actinoporin Cjtox I-like isoform X2, whose amino-acid sequence is MLGRSNALCPHRRRWPCPSSCFTFALVQSLRCSTALQLSCGIIIGRMAARKKAHDNLNCPNLQTNLEILMANLEVCRGVGLEIINNTKTVTLEDFRSYCFSGKIRTVLPFDIGPHSVGRCIFAKTPYSLRGSVGVLVCKASSFSLAIMFSNPFDYILYNVEFALELFKSENHMGNLSAVFSRMMESRPHCSSTLFQRAKLQSEHETLEVSLGNIRVRAKMSNSGKAILKVQVDDTDPPPYSKDM